A genomic segment from Nocardia cyriacigeorgica GUH-2 encodes:
- a CDS encoding ABC transporter ATP-binding protein, with the protein MSTAEPMLEVDEIYVNYGRIQALHGISLRVAEGELVTLLGANGAGKTTTMRALSGLLPLTKGRIVFEGRDISRMKAHERVVAGLIQAPEGRGIFPGMSVQENLDMGCYARPFKQKTEYAATLDRVFDLFPRLQERRKQVGGTLSGGEQQMLAIGRSLMARPRLLLLDEPSMGLAPMVIQQIFRIISEINQQGTTVLLVEQNARQALKRSDRGYILETGAVTKTGTGADLLVDPAVKSAYLGVG; encoded by the coding sequence ATGAGCACAGCCGAACCGATGCTCGAAGTCGACGAGATCTACGTCAACTACGGCAGAATCCAAGCGCTGCACGGTATCTCGCTGCGGGTGGCCGAAGGGGAGTTGGTCACCCTGCTCGGCGCCAACGGTGCGGGCAAGACCACCACCATGCGGGCGCTGTCGGGGCTGCTGCCGCTGACCAAGGGCCGCATCGTGTTCGAAGGCCGCGACATCAGCCGGATGAAGGCCCATGAACGCGTCGTCGCCGGATTGATCCAGGCACCGGAAGGCCGCGGCATCTTCCCCGGCATGTCGGTGCAGGAAAACCTCGACATGGGTTGCTATGCACGGCCTTTCAAACAGAAGACCGAGTACGCCGCCACCTTGGACCGGGTGTTCGACCTGTTCCCGCGGCTGCAAGAACGACGCAAACAGGTCGGCGGCACCCTCTCCGGTGGTGAACAGCAGATGCTGGCCATCGGCCGATCGCTGATGGCGCGCCCGCGGCTGCTGCTGCTCGACGAACCGTCGATGGGGTTGGCGCCCATGGTGATCCAGCAGATCTTCCGCATCATCAGCGAGATCAACCAGCAGGGCACCACGGTCCTGCTGGTCGAGCAGAACGCCAGGCAGGCACTCAAACGCAGCGACCGCGGCTACATCCTGGAGACCGGTGCGGTGACCAAAACCGGCACCGGGGCCGACCTGCTCGTCGACCCCGCGGTGAAGTCGGCGTACCTGGGCGTGGGGTGA